The Candidatus Nanopelagicales bacterium sequence GGCCCAAGGGAGCTCGCCACCAGGGCGTTGTGAGCGTGAAGAAGAAGATGATGCTGCAGAAGTCCGCGGCGTCGAAGCGTGCGGCGGATCTGGACCGCGACGGGTATGTGAACGTGTTCGATCTGGACGCGAACGGCAACCGGGTGCTGAACAACGTGGATAAGACGAACCGCCACGGCAAGGTCAGGGTTCCCGCGACCCTGAAGTCCGCCGATGCCTTCACCACGCTTGCTGAGCCTCCGCCGCCAGGAGGCGGTGGCCTGATGCTGTTCAGCAACTACAAGGCGACGTCACCGAATCTGTCGGACGTGATCAACGCCAACCTGTTCGCCCCAGGCACCAGTGTCGCTGTGATCCTGACCGCGATCGATGCTTCGCTGGCCGCCAAGACAACGCTGGCAATTCAGTCGATCCCGGGAGGGGACTACGAGTGCACGATGCCCTACTGCCCGAAGGGGTCATGGAGCGCTCCCGCTGGCGGGACAGGGGACTTCCAGTGGAATATCGGGGCCGGTAGCGTGCCGGGAGGGATACCGGCGTACCCCGGTCTGAAGCACACTGAGATTGGCGGGGGCGACACGATCATCGCTGAGGACAACAACGGTACGAAGATTCCGGGAGTTCTCAACTTCGCGTTCGTGACAACGCCGGCATTGCAGAGCTACACGACGTACGACGCCGCTGGCACGGCGGTGGAAAGTGGCGTGATCGACTACGACGCTGGTGTCATCAAGGGCAGTACCGGCGATCCGATCCACGTTCCAGCCGGAGGTACGGTCAGACTGGTCTGGTACGTCCCGCAGAGGATGTCGATGTCAGGAGAATCGGGCTTCGGACCGAATGGCATCTTCGTCAACCAAGGCCTGCTGAACTACTACGCGGATCTGCCGAACAGGCCAGCCGGAGTCGCTGGATCAGCCAAAGGAGGCAACTGCCAGAGCTTCAAGGACATGTCTAGCGGAGCTGCTCTCCCCGGCGAATTCGTGACCGACGGCACCGGCGACACCGCCGGGACAGGACGCGTCTTCGCCTGGCGGATGAGCATCGACGATTGTGTGGACGACATGTGGACCGGCCAAGGCGCAGCTTGGACCACGGCGGACTTTGACATCAAGGCGCAGAGCCCGAACGGCGGCGACAACGGCGCCCAGAAGCTGTTCTTCGCCCGTTCGTAGTCGCCGGGACGCGACCTGACGAATCGGTCGATGAGCGCGCGCGACGTACCCTGAGGTACTCGGACCGGGGCGACGCGGAGGCTCAGTTTGGTTGATTCGGTGTTTGGCGCCCTCGAGCCCCTGCTCGGGCGCGTGGCCAAGCCGGTGCAGTATGTCGGCGGCGAGGTCAACTCGGTCCGCAAGGACTGGGATGCCGCGGATGTGCGATGGGCTCTGCTCTACCTGGACGTGTACGAGGTCGGAGCCCCGAATCAGGGGATTCAGATCCTGTATGAGGTCCTGAACAACCTGGATCGCGTACTGGCTGAGCGCGCTTACGCCGTGTGGCCCGACCTGGAAGACGCTATGCGCGAGGCGGGGGTGCCGGCGTTCACTGTTGACTGTCACCGCCCCCTGGCAGCGTTCGATGTTCTTGGCGTGAGTCTGGCGACCGAACTGGGCCACACGAACCTGCTCAGCGTGCTTGATCTTGCGGGCATCGCGCTGCACGCAGCGGACAGGAAGCCTAGCGACCCTCTGGTCATAGCTGGCGGACACTCCGCGTTCAACCCCGAGCCGCTCGCCGACTTCCTTGACGGCGTGATTCTGGGCGACGGGGAGGAGACCGTGGCCGCCGTTACTGGCGTCATCCGGGACTGGAAGCTCGGCGGTGAACGCGGCGGCCGCGATGGACTACTGGCCAGACTGGCCGCCACGGGCGGAGTCTATGTCCCCGCCTTCTATGACGTCGACTATCTCCAGGACGGGCCGATCGCGTCCATCAAACCGAACCGCGCCGGTGTTCCCTGGCGAGTTTCGAAGCACACCTTGATGGATCTGGATCATTGGCCGTATCCTCGGGCTCCCGTGGTGCCTGTCGCGGAAACAGTCCACGAGCGGATGAGCGTGGAGATATTCCGAGGCTGCACGCGTGGTTGCCGATTCTGCCAGGCGGGCATGATCACCCGGCCGGTTCGAGAGCGATCCGGCGCGGCGCTGGCGCGGATGGTCGCCTGCGGACTGGCGAGTACCGGGTACGACGAGGTGGGGCTGCTCAGCCTGTCTTCCGCTGACCATTCCGAGATCGGATCCCTGGCGAAAGTCCTGGCGGATACTTACGCCAGCTCGCGGGTGGCCCTGAGCCTGCCAAGCACGCGTGTGGATGTGTTCAACATCGAGCTGGCAGGGGAACTATCGCGCAACGGTCGGCGGTCCGGGCTCACATTCGCGCCTGAGGGGGGCAGCGAACGCCTGAGACGCGTGATCAACAAGAACGTGACAGAGGCGGACCTGATGGCAACCGTGACGGCGGCCTACGCCAGCGGCTGGAGGCATGTGAAGTTGTACTTCATGTGCGGTCTGCCCACCGAAACCGACGACGACGTGCGTCAAATCGCACGCCTGGCCAC is a genomic window containing:
- a CDS encoding TIGR03960 family B12-binding radical SAM protein, with the protein product MVDSVFGALEPLLGRVAKPVQYVGGEVNSVRKDWDAADVRWALLYLDVYEVGAPNQGIQILYEVLNNLDRVLAERAYAVWPDLEDAMREAGVPAFTVDCHRPLAAFDVLGVSLATELGHTNLLSVLDLAGIALHAADRKPSDPLVIAGGHSAFNPEPLADFLDGVILGDGEETVAAVTGVIRDWKLGGERGGRDGLLARLAATGGVYVPAFYDVDYLQDGPIASIKPNRAGVPWRVSKHTLMDLDHWPYPRAPVVPVAETVHERMSVEIFRGCTRGCRFCQAGMITRPVRERSGAALARMVACGLASTGYDEVGLLSLSSADHSEIGSLAKVLADTYASSRVALSLPSTRVDVFNIELAGELSRNGRRSGLTFAPEGGSERLRRVINKNVTEADLMATVTAAYASGWRHVKLYFMCGLPTETDDDVRQIARLATEVIRAGRQATGRSDVRCTLSVGGFVPKPHTPFQWAAQLDYEETDRRLAMIRDQIRGQREFARAIKVKYHDGRPGVVEGLLARGDRRVGAVIEEVWRRGGRFDAWSEYFSFDRWMKAAEDVWRGTPVSLGWYTTREREHDEILPWAHLDAGLDTEWLWQEWTDALADDELGDCRWAPCSICGVCDQLGTDTQLASPGAAHRAELSRRARQ